The Vibrio coralliirubri DNA window GACATTGCCAAATCCTTATCAATTGTAATATCCAGATTTTATCACAGCTTTCTTGAAGCTGTCGGTATGTCGTTCGTAAATCATTGTTAAATGATGCGGGGGATTTTCTGATATTAGACTGAAGTTTGAATACGGACTTATCTTTTACACACACCAACGCTTAAGCGGGTTATGTCTTTCTGGAATAAGCCATGCTTAACAGTTTGAAAATAAATCGTATTCAGGGGTTTTAACCGCAGGCATGTGACCTAATATCAGTTTGTGAGACCCTATATTAATAAGGAAATATCATGTCAGAACAATACACTCCGCCAAAAGTTTGGGTTAACGATACTGCTGGTGGTAACAAGTGGGCAAACATCAATAGTCCTGAATCTGGAGCTCGCTTTGATAAAGAGCTTCCTGTTGGTGACCATGCTTTTCAATTGTATTCTCTTGGCACACCTAACGGTCAAAAAGTCACTATCTTGCTGGAAGAGTTGTTAGCGGCGGGTGTTAAAGAAGCTGAATATGATGCGTACTTGATAAACATCGGTGAGGCTGACCAGTTCTCTTCTGGCTTTGTTGGCGTGAATCCAAATTCTAAAATACCAGCACTTGTCGACAAGTCTGGTGACGAAGACGTTAATGTTTTCGAATCGGCATCTATCTTGATGCATCTAGCAGAAAAATTTGGTCACTTCTTACCAAAAGAAGGGGCAGCAAGAACACAAACCATTAACTGGTTGTTCTGGGCTCAAGGTTCTGCGCCATTCCTAGGTGGTGGTTTTGGTCACTTCTACGCTTACGCGGATGAAAAGCAAGAGTACCCAATTAACCGCTTTGCGATGGAAGCTAAGCGTCAGCTAGATGTGTTAGACAAACAGTTAGCAAATAATGAATTTGTGGCGGGTGACGAGCTAAGCATCGCTGATATCGCGATTTGGCCTTGGTATGGCAACCTTGTGCTAGGCAAAATTTACGATGCAGCCGAATTCCTGCAAGTTGAGTCCTACACCAACGTTGTGCGCTGGGCGAAGCAGCTAGAAGCGCGCGAAGGCTTCCAACGCGGCCGAGTGGTTAATCGTTCATTTGGCGAAGAGTGGGAGCAAGTACCAGAGCGCCATTCTGCAGAAGATATTGACCGAGTTTTAAAGCTTAAGCCTTAGTTTTATTGAACGTGTTTTTGGGCAGATATAACCTATCGCTCTTAACGTTAATGGCTAATTGAAACGCCATATCTCAATCGAGATATGGTGTTTTTTCGTTTTAAGGTAGGGAGAGGTTTTGCAATTGGAATGAGAGTCTCAATTATCTTTTTATTTATCTTATTCAATCGCTTATGAGTAATGGTCTTTGTGGTTAAGACAAAAAACAATAGTCATCGAGATGGAGTAAATCTATAAGATAACGGTCCATTTAAAATTACGACTAACTTCGCTCAATGAAAAAAAATTTAATTGCGTTGGCTATCATATCCGCGGCTCTTTCCGGGTGTAATCACGACTCACTAAGCTATAGTGATGGTCCTGATATGGTTCCTCCAACAGACATTATTCCACCAACGGATATTCCTCCGCCGACAGATATTGTTCCACCAACGGATATCCTTCCGCCGACTGACATTATTCCACCAACAGATATTATTCCCCCAACAACTTACATCGGTTCACTATTGTCGAGCGGGGCGTTTGTTTCTGGAGATGTTTACTGTGACGGTATTCATCTTGAAAACGGAACGTTCAGTGTAAAACAAGGCGTGAGTTTTAGTTGTACCTTGGGTCACCTTACTTTAGGTGGTTTCACGGCTCCTCTCCCTGAAGTCACAGAAAGCACGATTTCAAATGATGCGCTTCATGCGGCATTTGAGTTGACAGAATTACATGGAGACAACGTTACCAAGGTACTCGAATCAATTGATGTTTGTGAGACTGACAGTGCTATCTGTTTAAAAGAGCTGGATGCTTTTGATATTGAGGATGTGTTCTCGCAACTTGATGATCAAGATGCTGTCGATGCGTACTTTTCATCGAAAGAAGAAGAGTCTACCGATGAAGTAGGTAAGGCTCCTAGTTCACACGTAGACACAACTGTTGTTCCTGCGGTTGACCCTAATGCGGACAATAACCTTAACGCTGGTTTTGTTTCTGCAGACGCGGAGTCTACCTATGCTTATAAGCCAAGTGTTGAAGGCAAGGTGTTAACTCGCAGTAAGCTTACAGATGCTAGTGGTACGCCGATTTCTGGGATCAGTTTCTTTTCGGCTAACGCGACGGGCGTGACGGATGAAGAGGGGTTCTTCGAGTACCTGTGGGGCGACAGAATCGTTTTTGGTATTGATACGTTTGAGTTTGGCTCCATTACGGGTAATCAGATTGCTTATAAATTGTCTGATGTGACCAATAATGTGGTTGAGAAAGCAAATATCCAGTCATTACTAGAGCGCTACGCGGTTGATCATGTAAGTTATTATGAGATATCTGAAGAAGTCCAAGATACCTTTTCAAAGTACCCTAACGTTATAAATGAGTTGATCAACCTAACTCTGCCAAATGGGGGGCTGATAGAGGGTACAGACTTCGAACTTCCTAATGAGTTTGTTGGTCAGTTTAGCCAAGGGTTAACGGCAGTCATTGATGGGCAGCTGCGCCAAACGCCTCAGTTTATGGATTATGTTCGTCAACCTGCTGTTTTATCTATGGATTCTGGTCAGTATGTTACAGAGTCTCTGCAGCAAATTTTCCACAACGTCACCACATTCCATGTCTTTAATGACAATGGTAGTTTTTACGGTGCGACAGGGTATACCCGTGGTATGCGAGCTCTGAACATATCGAACAGAGCATTTCCTGTGATGATGCCAAGAACTGATAAAAACCGTGAGCTTTATTTTGGTGAGCAACAGGCTTGGACTCGTGAAGGCAAACCTTACATTGCGGAACATCCCCAAATTGCAATGCAACCCATTCCTTTCGTTTCTGAAGATAACGCCACTTATGGTTTTCCATTCGTTACAGCAGGCGAGATCGGCAAGGGAAAGGTTGTGTTCATGGGGAATGGCTTATATCCAAGTATTCTGTCATGCCCGGAAAACTATTGGGCCAATCGCACATTACATATCGACAGTAACAAACAACTGTGCACAGTTTCGACGTTCGAAAACCTCCAGCATGATGACCACGGCAGCATGAGGTTGTTTTTCTCGAACTTGTTTGAATGGTTCAACAATGGTTCTCCTATTGCGGGGATGAATGCAGTCACCAATATTGACCAAGCTTATTCGGCTTATCACCATTCCACCATGGGTAAGCAGTACACCTTCTTTGTTAGTCCGCAGTATGGCTTTGCATCGGTAGAAAAGCGTGGATCAGGTGAGTTTGATGGATTAGAAGCGACCACTACGCCAATTTTGATTCTTCAGGCATACCCACCTAAGTTGATTCAAGATGGCATGACCAACCAATTCGTTGCTGACTTAGAAAATCCGAACTTAAACCAAGACGATATTACTTCGCTTATTAACTATGTTAATGAAGGTGGCAATATCTTGTTTATGGATGCGATTCAAACGACTAACCCTGAACCTATTGGGCGTTTAGCGGATGCCGCTGGTGTTTCATTAGGTGGTGAGAACGTTACGCCAACGAATCAAGCTTTCTGTGGGAGTTCTTATTACTGCCAAGCGCCATACCCAAATCTTCACGTGAAGAGTGAAAAGGAAATGGTGGTGCTAGAGCGCTTTGAGGATAACCAAGGGAAACCTCCATTCACGGTGAATCAGGATGGTACGGTTGATTGGATCAAAGATGAGTCGAAGATTAAGTTTGAAATTCCAACTTACGAAGTGCAAAAGCTAGACGAAGAAGGCAAAGCTGTTTTTGACGAGTCTGATAAACCAGTCATGGTAACTAAACAAGCACGTATTTTTGTCGAATCTGCTGAGGAGAGAGCTGCGGCCATCAAAGAACTGCAATCTGCATTTGTTGGAACTGATCTTTGTACAAACGATTATGAATATGAATTTAACTGTATTGAGACTCGTTCTGGAGACGGTGTTACTGTTCGTGGTGCTTATCATCGCGCAGACTTTGATCGCTATGAAGTAAGTGAAGCTGTTGTTGGTAGCATGGTTAAAGCGGCGAACTTGGGCACTAACTTTACGGCGCTTTATGACCATGAAATTTACTATAGAACAAAAGGTACTCAAGGTAAGCGCCTGTCTAACAGCGAATTGAATCAAGCGTTTGATAACCTGTCTGTTTGGATGTGGAACGACAACGCATACCGTTTTGAAACAGACGTACAAGATGAGTTGGGATTCAAGAAAGCTGTTCAGTTCCTTAACTGTTATACCGAAGACTTACATCAAACAGACGCAATTGATGTACAGTGTCCTGTTGACCTAAAAGCGTCGTTAGTCGCTAATGGAATGATTCATGGTGAAGGTGAGTTATCGGGGCAGTTGAATCCGAGCTATCCATTAAATTACATGGAGAAACCTCTGACTCGTATCATGTTGGGGCGCTCATTCTGGGATCATGAAATCGTTGTCGATACCACAATGTATCCGGGTCGAACTTCGGGGGCACCTTCGTCAAGTACGGTAATGGTTCAGACCAACGGTAAAGCGGTGACGTATTCGGCAGGAAACAATCAATCGACAGGTCTGTGGGCACCTCAATTACAAGAAGTAACCATTCAAGATGGCGTGGCAGCTACGATTACTGTGATGATGGCGGATGATCTTACAGGTAAGCCGAATCATGAAACCAGTTTGAAGCGCCCTCCGCGTATGCAAACTAACTATGCGTACGACGGTTCGAACTTAACCTTCAAGGTTCCATATGGCGGCCTTATCTACATTCAACCGAAAGAAAAAGAGGCTGGTGAAGTCTCATTCACTATTGATGGCGCCTTAAAAGCGGCTTGGTGGAAAGAGGGAGAGTGGATTAACCCAGTTCAATCGGCAGAGGCGCCTATTGCGGAAATCGATACCGGTTCATTTATTTATACGACCCCAATCAGGAATCTAGAATCCACTGATTTGAACCAATTCGCAACAGATATGAATCGATTCGCTGAAGCTGCAAGTGACTTCTACGGGCGTGATGAGAAACAAAGCACGGGTTTACATCGTAGGTTCACTTATCCAGAACTGAAGGCGTTCCGCCATCGTTTTGTGAATGACGTGCAGATTTCGATTGGTGCGGCTCACTCTGGCTACCCAGTGATGAACTCAAGCTTTAACGCAAATCGGACATACATTCCAACCAACCCTGTGAACGATTGGCTCTTGTGGCATGAGGTGGGTCATAACTTAGCATCAGCTCCTTTCCTAGCGGCTGGTAGTACAGAAGTGACCAATAACCTTCTTGCGTTGTATATGCAGGAGTTAGAGGGTCGCAATGCAAACCCTGAAATGGATCGTATTAAATCGGATATTAAGAAAGCACCTAAATGGCTAGAGCTTAATAATGAACATGCGTGGTCACATGGTGATGCAGGTTTACGATTAGTTATGTTTGGTCAGCTAAAAATCTGGGCAAAATCGAACTTTGCAATTGATGATTGGTATACACGCGGCGCAAGCCAATCTGATGTGTATGGTGAAGATGAAGGCTGGAATATGTTCAAACTTATGCACCGTAAAGCTCGAGGTGATACAGAGGGTGATGCGGTTGAAAACTATTGTAGTGCCAAAGATACTGGGCTAACCGGTGGCGACTTAATGATGGTTTGTAGCTCCTACGTTTCAAACTATGACTTAAGTGATTTCTTTGTTGCTTGGAACGTGGGCGAAACTTCAATGACTAATGCTGATGGCACGAAGTCTTATAGTGGCGGAATTAGCTCTAAAGGTCTTAGTGCGGTTGAACAATTAAAACTAGAGAAACCAAAGAACAGTCCTTTGAATGTTGATTCAATTTACTAACGCTAATTATTGCTAAAGCATTTTATAGCTTAAGAACAAACGCCACACTAAAACTACGTGTGGCGTTTTTGTTGCAATGCTCTAGAAATTTCAGCTAGATCAGTCTTCTACATGATGTTTAATACTTTGGCTGCCATTGGTTGGCTGTCCTTGCTAGAGAAAGCAGGTTAAACTGTTCGCATCATAATTCTAAAGGATGGTGCCATGTACCACGGTCATATCTATTTC harbors:
- a CDS encoding SslE/AcfD family lipoprotein zinc metalloprotease gives rise to the protein MKKNLIALAIISAALSGCNHDSLSYSDGPDMVPPTDIIPPTDIPPPTDIVPPTDILPPTDIIPPTDIIPPTTYIGSLLSSGAFVSGDVYCDGIHLENGTFSVKQGVSFSCTLGHLTLGGFTAPLPEVTESTISNDALHAAFELTELHGDNVTKVLESIDVCETDSAICLKELDAFDIEDVFSQLDDQDAVDAYFSSKEEESTDEVGKAPSSHVDTTVVPAVDPNADNNLNAGFVSADAESTYAYKPSVEGKVLTRSKLTDASGTPISGISFFSANATGVTDEEGFFEYLWGDRIVFGIDTFEFGSITGNQIAYKLSDVTNNVVEKANIQSLLERYAVDHVSYYEISEEVQDTFSKYPNVINELINLTLPNGGLIEGTDFELPNEFVGQFSQGLTAVIDGQLRQTPQFMDYVRQPAVLSMDSGQYVTESLQQIFHNVTTFHVFNDNGSFYGATGYTRGMRALNISNRAFPVMMPRTDKNRELYFGEQQAWTREGKPYIAEHPQIAMQPIPFVSEDNATYGFPFVTAGEIGKGKVVFMGNGLYPSILSCPENYWANRTLHIDSNKQLCTVSTFENLQHDDHGSMRLFFSNLFEWFNNGSPIAGMNAVTNIDQAYSAYHHSTMGKQYTFFVSPQYGFASVEKRGSGEFDGLEATTTPILILQAYPPKLIQDGMTNQFVADLENPNLNQDDITSLINYVNEGGNILFMDAIQTTNPEPIGRLADAAGVSLGGENVTPTNQAFCGSSYYCQAPYPNLHVKSEKEMVVLERFEDNQGKPPFTVNQDGTVDWIKDESKIKFEIPTYEVQKLDEEGKAVFDESDKPVMVTKQARIFVESAEERAAAIKELQSAFVGTDLCTNDYEYEFNCIETRSGDGVTVRGAYHRADFDRYEVSEAVVGSMVKAANLGTNFTALYDHEIYYRTKGTQGKRLSNSELNQAFDNLSVWMWNDNAYRFETDVQDELGFKKAVQFLNCYTEDLHQTDAIDVQCPVDLKASLVANGMIHGEGELSGQLNPSYPLNYMEKPLTRIMLGRSFWDHEIVVDTTMYPGRTSGAPSSSTVMVQTNGKAVTYSAGNNQSTGLWAPQLQEVTIQDGVAATITVMMADDLTGKPNHETSLKRPPRMQTNYAYDGSNLTFKVPYGGLIYIQPKEKEAGEVSFTIDGALKAAWWKEGEWINPVQSAEAPIAEIDTGSFIYTTPIRNLESTDLNQFATDMNRFAEAASDFYGRDEKQSTGLHRRFTYPELKAFRHRFVNDVQISIGAAHSGYPVMNSSFNANRTYIPTNPVNDWLLWHEVGHNLASAPFLAAGSTEVTNNLLALYMQELEGRNANPEMDRIKSDIKKAPKWLELNNEHAWSHGDAGLRLVMFGQLKIWAKSNFAIDDWYTRGASQSDVYGEDEGWNMFKLMHRKARGDTEGDAVENYCSAKDTGLTGGDLMMVCSSYVSNYDLSDFFVAWNVGETSMTNADGTKSYSGGISSKGLSAVEQLKLEKPKNSPLNVDSIY
- the yghU gene encoding glutathione-dependent disulfide-bond oxidoreductase, which produces MSEQYTPPKVWVNDTAGGNKWANINSPESGARFDKELPVGDHAFQLYSLGTPNGQKVTILLEELLAAGVKEAEYDAYLINIGEADQFSSGFVGVNPNSKIPALVDKSGDEDVNVFESASILMHLAEKFGHFLPKEGAARTQTINWLFWAQGSAPFLGGGFGHFYAYADEKQEYPINRFAMEAKRQLDVLDKQLANNEFVAGDELSIADIAIWPWYGNLVLGKIYDAAEFLQVESYTNVVRWAKQLEAREGFQRGRVVNRSFGEEWEQVPERHSAEDIDRVLKLKP